A DNA window from Candidatus Bodocaedibacter vickermanii contains the following coding sequences:
- a CDS encoding helix-turn-helix transcriptional regulator: MSFQVYIPLCTALGKLISPLIEVIICDLKSNKIVFIEGNLSGQKIGESFLQDVRDYQVGEVINFQLNHSGKIIRSINVLLDESGEKNFLLCLNFDVSVLNQIQSLVSQFFNNPSQPEPKELLKNDWHERLHLVIHELLHSYGWSLTTLTNGQKKQVVEALFKNGAFNQKNAADYIAKILSMGRATIFNYLREWRRNEN, from the coding sequence ATGAGCTTTCAAGTATATATTCCATTGTGTACAGCTTTAGGAAAGTTAATCAGCCCCCTGATTGAAGTCATCATTTGTGATTTGAAATCAAATAAAATTGTTTTTATTGAAGGCAATTTATCTGGACAAAAGATAGGAGAGTCTTTTTTACAAGATGTTCGAGATTATCAAGTAGGAGAAGTAATCAACTTTCAACTAAATCATAGCGGTAAAATCATTCGTTCTATTAATGTTTTGCTTGATGAAAGTGGCGAAAAAAACTTTTTACTGTGTCTGAATTTTGATGTGTCAGTTCTTAATCAAATTCAATCGTTGGTTTCGCAGTTCTTTAACAACCCATCACAGCCTGAACCCAAAGAATTATTAAAAAATGATTGGCATGAACGATTGCATTTGGTCATCCATGAACTGCTTCATAGTTATGGTTGGAGTTTAACCACATTAACGAATGGTCAAAAAAAACAAGTGGTTGAAGCCTTGTTTAAAAATGGTGCCTTCAATCAAAAAAACGCCGCTGATTACATTGCTAAAATTTTATCTATGGGAAGAGCAACGATATTTAATTATTTAAGAGAGTGGAGACGGAATGAAAATTAA
- the murA gene encoding UDP-N-acetylglucosamine 1-carboxyvinyltransferase, whose amino-acid sequence MDKIVITGGQPLDGKISISGGKNAALPLICSAILTADDVVFENSPNALADMESLKHLLEHLGCTVEYKGSTARVNAGGIHHQTAPYEIVRKMRASILVLGPLLARFGQAVVSYPGGCAIGARPIDVTLSGLEALGVEIILDNGYIHAKVKGDRLKGTHYTLSVPSWTGTENLIMAAVFAEGTTVFENVAREPEVVDLCKCLNSMGAKITGAGTSTITIQGVDRLHGTTHSVMTDRLEAGTYAVAAAITGGRIHLDNTTHEVLYAFTEALQRSGTKVTPVPNGMIIEGGYDINPVDIITEPYPGFATDLQAQMMALMTLAKGTSLIKETIFENRFMHVPELNRMGANIAIQGNIAVVRGVPKLQGAPVMATDLRASVSMVLAGLAAEGETVISRIYHLDRGYEYLDEKLRSCGAHVKRVTG is encoded by the coding sequence ATGGATAAAATCGTAATTACGGGTGGTCAGCCACTTGATGGAAAAATATCAATCAGTGGTGGAAAAAACGCAGCCCTACCCCTAATCTGTTCAGCAATTCTTACGGCAGATGACGTCGTGTTCGAAAACTCTCCCAACGCATTAGCCGATATGGAGTCGCTTAAACATCTGCTGGAACATTTGGGATGTACTGTTGAATACAAAGGCTCAACCGCTCGTGTTAACGCCGGCGGCATTCACCATCAAACCGCCCCCTATGAAATTGTCAGAAAGATGCGCGCCTCTATTTTGGTTTTAGGTCCTTTGCTCGCCAGATTCGGTCAAGCTGTTGTTTCATACCCAGGCGGGTGCGCCATCGGCGCACGCCCCATTGATGTAACCTTAAGCGGACTTGAGGCATTAGGCGTTGAAATCATCCTAGACAATGGATACATTCACGCCAAAGTTAAAGGCGACCGATTAAAGGGAACTCACTACACCTTATCCGTGCCATCATGGACGGGTACTGAAAACTTAATTATGGCAGCCGTTTTCGCAGAAGGAACCACCGTATTTGAAAATGTAGCCAGAGAACCTGAGGTCGTTGATCTATGCAAATGCTTGAACAGCATGGGTGCAAAAATCACGGGCGCAGGAACTTCTACAATCACCATTCAAGGTGTAGACCGCCTTCATGGCACCACTCACAGCGTTATGACCGATCGATTAGAAGCTGGCACCTATGCCGTTGCCGCTGCCATTACGGGTGGACGCATTCATCTAGACAATACAACGCACGAAGTTCTCTATGCGTTTACAGAAGCCCTACAACGATCTGGAACAAAAGTGACTCCAGTCCCCAATGGCATGATCATAGAGGGCGGATACGATATTAACCCTGTAGATATTATCACTGAACCTTACCCAGGCTTTGCAACCGATTTACAGGCTCAAATGATGGCATTGATGACCCTTGCAAAAGGAACATCGTTAATAAAAGAAACCATTTTTGAAAACCGATTCATGCACGTACCCGAACTGAACCGTATGGGTGCTAACATTGCAATCCAGGGAAATATTGCCGTTGTTCGTGGCGTTCCTAAACTTCAAGGAGCCCCCGTTATGGCAACGGATTTACGAGCCTCCGTCTCAATGGTTCTAGCAGGCCTTGCAGCAGAAGGCGAAACAGTCATTAGTCGTATCTATCACCTTGATAGAGGCTATGAATACTTGGATGAAAAACTAAGAAGCTGTGGCGCTCATGTAAAGCGAGTTACGGGATAA
- a CDS encoding aminotransferase class I/II-fold pyridoxal phosphate-dependent enzyme: MKINTFKLENYLSQHEFLPQHLLCRSDAESMALRDLLDMADHEDQELWNNLQLGYTTAAGMPILRQLIVQEMYKDLMAHQVLCFSGSEGAGFSALFALCEPEDHVIVLTPCYQALIEIPKFRGCEISQLSLKEENNWCIDIDAIRSMIKSNTKWLIINFPHNPSGQVITPEELKNLIKLLDEHGVWLFSDESSRLLGAPIDGWAEPAAVLYPKAVSLNGMSKAFGLGGLRIGWVACQDPAAINKIKEIKNYTTIGNSTPSELLSVIALKNKDVILEKNNQILSDNLVILDLFFTKNQKLFSWVWPQGGCVGWVHYKGKEDVDLFCKKLLRDTGVLLMPASVYDVNENYFRIGFGHKDMVTAIGKLQQYLEALA, translated from the coding sequence ATGAAAATTAACACATTTAAATTAGAAAACTATCTATCTCAGCATGAGTTTTTACCACAACATTTGTTGTGCCGATCTGATGCAGAGAGTATGGCGCTGCGGGATTTATTAGACATGGCCGATCACGAAGATCAAGAGCTTTGGAATAACTTGCAACTGGGATATACAACAGCAGCAGGCATGCCAATCCTGCGACAGTTAATAGTTCAAGAAATGTATAAAGACTTAATGGCGCATCAAGTTCTATGCTTTTCGGGTTCAGAAGGTGCTGGCTTTTCAGCGTTGTTTGCCTTGTGTGAGCCTGAAGATCACGTGATCGTATTAACGCCGTGTTATCAAGCACTTATTGAAATTCCTAAGTTTAGAGGATGCGAGATTTCGCAGCTTTCTTTAAAAGAAGAAAACAATTGGTGTATTGATATTGATGCAATTCGTTCGATGATTAAATCGAATACAAAATGGTTAATTATCAATTTTCCACACAATCCATCAGGGCAAGTAATCACACCAGAAGAGCTGAAAAATTTAATAAAGTTATTAGACGAACACGGTGTTTGGCTGTTTTCAGATGAATCATCCCGTTTACTGGGAGCGCCAATTGACGGCTGGGCAGAACCCGCCGCTGTCTTATACCCTAAGGCTGTGTCATTAAACGGTATGAGTAAAGCCTTTGGTTTAGGCGGCCTGCGTATAGGCTGGGTTGCATGCCAAGATCCCGCGGCAATTAATAAAATTAAAGAAATTAAAAACTATACAACCATAGGTAACAGCACACCATCAGAGCTATTAAGTGTAATAGCCCTAAAGAATAAAGACGTTATTTTAGAGAAAAACAATCAAATCTTGTCGGACAATTTAGTTATTTTAGACCTGTTCTTTACAAAGAATCAAAAGCTATTTTCTTGGGTTTGGCCTCAAGGTGGTTGTGTTGGTTGGGTACACTATAAAGGCAAAGAAGACGTGGATTTGTTTTGTAAAAAGCTGCTTCGTGACACCGGTGTATTGTTAATGCCCGCATCTGTTTACGATGTAAATGAAAACTATTTCCGCATAGGCTTTGGTCATAAAGATATGGTGACCGCCATCGGTAAATTACAACAGTATTTAGAGGCACTAGCATAA